The following DNA comes from Bradyrhizobium sp. SK17.
CTTGCGGAATCCGGCCTGTCGTTCCTCGGTCTCGGCGTACCGCCGCCCGCGCCCACCTGGGGCGGCATGCTTTCCGGCAGCGCCCGCACGTACATGTTCCAGGGACCATGGCTGGCGCTCGCGCCTGGGCTTTGTCTGACGGTGGTCGTTTACGCCACCAACGTATTCGGCGACGCGCTACGCGACCTGCTTGATCCGCGCATGCGCAACTCGCGCTAGGGACAATCAACGGAACGAGACGGGGAGAAACACACGATGCGAAAGCCAACGACCGGACTGGGATCGATTGCAAGAACGTTGCGCGCACTGTCGCTGGCTGGCGCGTTGACGCTACCGGCTGGGTTGGCATCCGCAGGCGAAGCGGTGCCGCAACGCGGCGGGACCCTCAACATCGGCAACGTCTATGTCACGCTTTCGCCCCTCACCTGGGATCCGGCCGACTGGGCGTGGAAGTTCCAGCAGGACACCGGCCTGATGTACGAGCAATTGTTCGCCGCCGACCTCAGCAAGTCGAAGCGGCACGGCGGCCCCTACTCGTTCGTACCGGACGCGTGGCTTCCGTCGGACGCGATTCGCGGTGAACTCGCCGAGAGTTGGCAGTGGAAGCAAGATCCGCCGCGCGTGGAGATCAAGCTCCGTCAGGGCGTGATGTTTCCGGAGAAACCCGGCGTAATGGCGGCGCGCGAACTCGTGGCCGAGGACGTGGTGCAGAGCTACGAACGGCTCAACAACAGTCCGAAGAAGATTCCGACCTATTTTGACCACATCGCAAAGGTCGAGGCGACCGACAAGCACACCGTCGTGTTTACGTTCAAGACCTATTTCTCCGAGTGGGACTATCGGTTCGGCTGGGGCTACTACTCCGGCATCGTGCCGAAGGAGGTCGCCGACGCGGGCGCGGGAAACTGGAAGAACGCCAATGGAACGGGGCCATTCCGGCTCACGGACTACGTGCAGGGCAACGCGGCCACATTCTCCAAGAACGACAAGTACTGGGACAAGGAAGTCATCGACGGCAAGTCCTATCAGTTGCCGTTCGTGGACAAGATCGTCTATCGCACCATCAAGGACGAGGCCACGTTCCTCGCCGCGCTGCGGACCGGCAAGCTCGACCTGCTGGAATCCATCCGATGGAGCGCGGTGGAAGAGCTCAAGAAGAGCGCGCCCAAGCTGCAGTGGTCACGCTGGCTTGCCACTGGGGGCACGTTCCTCGCCATGCGCAACGACACGAAGCCGTTCGACGACGTACGGGTACGCCGCGCGCTCAACATGGCGGTGAACAAGCAGGAGATTCTGAGCTCGTTCTACAATGGCGAGGGGCAGTTGTTCGCATACCCGCAACACCCCGACTACATCGGCTATTTCGAGCCTCTTGAGCAGATGCCGGACTCGATCAAGGAGCTCTACACCTACAATCCGAAGAAGGCGAAAGCGCTGCTCGCGGAGGCCGGCTATCCGAACGGCTTCTCCTTCAAGGTTCAGGTGTGCTCCTGCTCGCCCGACCACATGGACCTGTTGCCATTGGTGGCAGCCTATCTGGAGCAGGTCGGCGTCAAGATCGAAATTCAGCCGATGGAATACGGCGCATTCCTGTCGGCGATGACCACCAAGACCAACGCCGCTGGCTATTTCATGCTCAACGGCCATACCAACCCGACCACCACGCTGCGCAAGAGCTTCGTCACGAAGCAGACGTGGAATCCGTCGCAGTTCTCCGATCCCGACATCGACCGCAAGATGAACGAGGCCTATCAGGAGCAGGACGAAGGCAAGCGTCAGGCAATGCTCAAGGAGATGACGCGGTCGATCATCGACAAGGCGCCCTACATCTTCCTGCCCGTCCCCTATGTCTATACGGCCTGGTGGCCGTGGGTGAAGAACTATGGTGGCGAGTTGCGCGCTGGCGCAGAGCGTCCGGGCCCGATCCACGCGCGGATATGGATCGACCAGGAAATGAAGAAGGGGATGGGCTATTGAACGGCCCGGCGAATCTTCCGGACGCTGTTGGGGACGGTGGCGCGCAGCCACCGCCCCTGCTGCGGGTGCGCAATCTGACGACACGCTTTCGCATCGACCGCGGCGCGATCACCGCGGTCAATCGCGTTTCCTTCGACGTGGATGCGGGCGAGACGCTGGCCATCGTCGGCGAGTCCGGTTCGGGCAAGAGCATGACGGCGCTGTCGATCCTGCGGCTGATCCCGAACCCGCCCGGCCGGATCGAGGACGGTGAAATCCTGTTCGACGGGCTGGACCTGCTGAAGCTGTCCGATGCGGAAATTCGCGACATCCGCGGCAACAAGATCGCCATGATCTTCCAGGAGCCGATGAGTTCGCTGAACCCGGCGCTGACGGTCGGCCTCCAGGTCGGCGAGCCCATCAACCGCCACGGCGGCGCGCCGTGGTCGAAAGCCTTGCTTGCTGCGCGCGACCTGCTTGGACGGGTGAGGATGTCCGACCCCGCTTCGCGCGTTAACGCCTATCCGCACCAATTCTCCGGCGGCATGCGCCAGCGCGCGATGATCGCGATGGCCATGGCCTGCCAGCCGAGGCTGATCATCGCCGATGAACCGACCACAGCACTCGATGTCACGGTGCAGGCGCAAATCCTGGACCTGCTCAAGGATCTGGCGCTGCGCTCGCGCTCGGCATTGATCCTGATCACGCACGACCTCGGCGTGGTCGCGCGGTACGCCGACCGCGTCGCCGTCATGTATGCCGGGCGCATCGTGGAGACGGCCCCGGCACGGGAGTTGTATTCGCGGCCGCGGCATCCCTACACCCGCGGGCTCATGGCCTCGGTGCCCCGGCTGGACAGCGATACGCACCAACGTCTGGTTCCCATCGAGGGCCAGCCACCGAACCTCGCGGCGCTGCCACCCGGCTGCGCATTCGCGCCGCGCTGCCGCCAGGCCGTCGACGCTTGCAAGCAGGCCCCGCCCCCGCTGCGCGAAGTCGGCCCGCGTCACAGCGCGGCCTGCATCATGGAGGGCTGACCGATGTCGCAACAGCTGCTGCAAGTCCGCGATCTGAAGGTCCATTTTCCGATCAGTGCTGGCACCCTGTTGCGAAAGCAGGTCGGAGCGGTGCGTGCGGTCGATGGCGTATCGTTCTCGCTGGCGCGCGGCGAGACGCTTGGTCTCGTCGGGGAAAGTGGCTGCGGCAAGTCGACCACGGGCCTGGCGATCCTGAAGATGCAGGCGCTGACCTCCGGCCGCATCGAGTTCGAGGGCCAGGACATCACGTCCTACGACCGCAAGCAGATGCAGCCGCTGCGGCGGCGGATTCAGATGGTCTATCAGGATCCCTACGGCTCGCTCAATCCGCGCATGACAGTGCGTGATATTATCGGCGAGCCCCTGGTGGTGCATGGGCTTGCAGGAGATCGCGAGGCCTATGAGGAGCGAATTGCCACATTGATGCGCACGGTCGGCTTGTTGCCGGACATGGCGGGCCGCTATCCACATCAATTCTCGGGCGGCCAGCGCCAGCGCATTGGCATCGCAAGGGCTCTGGCGCTCGAGCCTAGCCTTATCATCTGCGACGAGCCGGTATCGGCGCTCGACGTCTCGATCCAGGCCCAAGTGGTGAACGTGTTTGTCGAACTGCAGGAGCGGCTCGGCCTTGCCTACTTGTTCATTGCCCACGACCTGGCCGTTGTCCGCCATGTCAGCCATCGCATAGCGGTGATGTATCTGGGACGGATCGTGGAAATCGCCCCACGCGACGCCCTCTACACGTCGCCGCTACATCCCTACACGCAGGCCCTCCTCGCGGCCGTGCCGGTGGCGGACCCCGAGGTCGAGGCGGCACGACCGCGGGCGATCATCAGCGGCGAAGTGCCGAGCGCAACCAATCCGCCACCGGGCTGTCGCTTCCACACCCGCTGCCCGCAGGCGTTTGCGCGCTGCCGAACCCAAAGTCCGGAGTTGCGCGACCTCGGCAGCGGTCAGGCCGTCGCCTGCCATTTGCACGACACTCTCTGATCGTCCTAACGTGGACGCCATGAAGCTCAAGCCGAACACCAAGGGCGACGTCACCCGAACCCGGAAGTTCGTCGCCAAACAAGATGCCATTCTTGATGCCGCCGCCCGCCAGTTCAATCGGCTTGGTCTCAAGGGAGCGACCTTCACCGACATCGCTGGCAGCGTCGGCCTGCTCACCAACAGCGTCACCTATTACTATCACCGCAAGGATGACCTGGCGGCGGCCTGCCTGATCAAGGCGATCGGCTCGGGGCATGCGTTGGCCGACGCGGCGCTCGGCGCCGGCGATCCAGAGGCCAGGATCCGCCATCTGATCCATGGACACGCCGATGTACTCGCCGGAATCGCCCGCGGTCAACGCGACGCGTTGGTCAACTTCAACGATATCCGGGCACTGAAGGCCCCCGAGGCCGATCGCGTATTTGCCGCCTATACCGAGATGTTTCGCAGCGTTCGGAAGCTGCTACCGAAGGACATCCTGGGACCGCAGGAGCGGAACGCGCGGGCGCATCTGCTGGTGTCGCTGACCAACTGGATGCGCCGCTGGATCTCCCGCTACGAGCCCGACGACTACGCATACGCCGCGGCGCGCATGAGCGACATCGTGATCAACGGGCTCGCTCGCCGGCGCGGTCAATGGAAGGAGTTGGCCGGGCTGGAGATCGACTGGTCACAATCCGACTCAGCCGATACCCCCACTCCCGACGCCTTCCTGCGCGCGGCAACCGTGCTGGCCAACGACGAGGGCTATCGCGGCGCCTCCGTCGATCGCATCGCAAGACGCCTGAACCTCACCAAAGGGTCCTTCTATCACCACTATGATAGCAAGGAGGAGCTGGTTGCGTCATGTTTCGAACGGACCTTCGACATCATTCGCCGCACCCAGACACTGGCGCGTCAGCGCCATGACTCAGGCTGGGCGCGGCTGATGGCGGCTGCGCAGGCGCAGGTTCGAATTCAGCTATCGGATCATGGGCCCTTGATCCGAACCTCGGCATGGAATGCCTTGCCTGAGCCAATCCGCGAGAATTGCAGGCAAGCGCTCGACCGCCTGACCGAGCAACTGGGCGTGTTCGTGGTAGAAGCCATGCTCAACGGAGACGTTCGCCTGCTTGATACATCGATTGCCGCCGAACAGGTTACGGGGATGATCAA
Coding sequences within:
- a CDS encoding ABC transporter ATP-binding protein, which produces MNGPANLPDAVGDGGAQPPPLLRVRNLTTRFRIDRGAITAVNRVSFDVDAGETLAIVGESGSGKSMTALSILRLIPNPPGRIEDGEILFDGLDLLKLSDAEIRDIRGNKIAMIFQEPMSSLNPALTVGLQVGEPINRHGGAPWSKALLAARDLLGRVRMSDPASRVNAYPHQFSGGMRQRAMIAMAMACQPRLIIADEPTTALDVTVQAQILDLLKDLALRSRSALILITHDLGVVARYADRVAVMYAGRIVETAPARELYSRPRHPYTRGLMASVPRLDSDTHQRLVPIEGQPPNLAALPPGCAFAPRCRQAVDACKQAPPPLREVGPRHSAACIMEG
- a CDS encoding ABC transporter ATP-binding protein; amino-acid sequence: MSQQLLQVRDLKVHFPISAGTLLRKQVGAVRAVDGVSFSLARGETLGLVGESGCGKSTTGLAILKMQALTSGRIEFEGQDITSYDRKQMQPLRRRIQMVYQDPYGSLNPRMTVRDIIGEPLVVHGLAGDREAYEERIATLMRTVGLLPDMAGRYPHQFSGGQRQRIGIARALALEPSLIICDEPVSALDVSIQAQVVNVFVELQERLGLAYLFIAHDLAVVRHVSHRIAVMYLGRIVEIAPRDALYTSPLHPYTQALLAAVPVADPEVEAARPRAIISGEVPSATNPPPGCRFHTRCPQAFARCRTQSPELRDLGSGQAVACHLHDTL
- a CDS encoding ABC transporter substrate-binding protein → MRKPTTGLGSIARTLRALSLAGALTLPAGLASAGEAVPQRGGTLNIGNVYVTLSPLTWDPADWAWKFQQDTGLMYEQLFAADLSKSKRHGGPYSFVPDAWLPSDAIRGELAESWQWKQDPPRVEIKLRQGVMFPEKPGVMAARELVAEDVVQSYERLNNSPKKIPTYFDHIAKVEATDKHTVVFTFKTYFSEWDYRFGWGYYSGIVPKEVADAGAGNWKNANGTGPFRLTDYVQGNAATFSKNDKYWDKEVIDGKSYQLPFVDKIVYRTIKDEATFLAALRTGKLDLLESIRWSAVEELKKSAPKLQWSRWLATGGTFLAMRNDTKPFDDVRVRRALNMAVNKQEILSSFYNGEGQLFAYPQHPDYIGYFEPLEQMPDSIKELYTYNPKKAKALLAEAGYPNGFSFKVQVCSCSPDHMDLLPLVAAYLEQVGVKIEIQPMEYGAFLSAMTTKTNAAGYFMLNGHTNPTTTLRKSFVTKQTWNPSQFSDPDIDRKMNEAYQEQDEGKRQAMLKEMTRSIIDKAPYIFLPVPYVYTAWWPWVKNYGGELRAGAERPGPIHARIWIDQEMKKGMGY
- a CDS encoding TetR/AcrR family transcriptional regulator; protein product: MKLKPNTKGDVTRTRKFVAKQDAILDAAARQFNRLGLKGATFTDIAGSVGLLTNSVTYYYHRKDDLAAACLIKAIGSGHALADAALGAGDPEARIRHLIHGHADVLAGIARGQRDALVNFNDIRALKAPEADRVFAAYTEMFRSVRKLLPKDILGPQERNARAHLLVSLTNWMRRWISRYEPDDYAYAAARMSDIVINGLARRRGQWKELAGLEIDWSQSDSADTPTPDAFLRAATVLANDEGYRGASVDRIARRLNLTKGSFYHHYDSKEELVASCFERTFDIIRRTQTLARQRHDSGWARLMAAAQAQVRIQLSDHGPLIRTSAWNALPEPIRENCRQALDRLTEQLGVFVVEAMLNGDVRLLDTSIAAEQVTGMINAASELDRWVPALARDRAVDLFARPLFEGILS